In Bradyrhizobium sp. CCBAU 051011, the following are encoded in one genomic region:
- a CDS encoding cyclase family protein translates to MTRKLIDISVPLQNDVPADPPGNHPTIQYIDHQQGLPRMLQFFDGLKAEDLPDGQGWAVEQVSLSTHNGTHLDAPWHFHPTMNRGERSWTIDEVPLEWCFQPGVKLDFRHLPDGYVATAKDVEAELKRIGHTLSPLEIVVVNTSAGAKYGRPDYVASGCGMGYEATMYLLERGVRLTGIDGWSWDAPFVYTAKKYAETKDASLIWEGHKAGRHIGYCHLEKLHHLEQLPSTGFMVSCFPVKIERASAGWTRAVAILDG, encoded by the coding sequence ATGACGCGCAAACTGATCGACATCTCCGTTCCCCTGCAAAACGACGTGCCGGCCGATCCGCCCGGCAATCACCCGACCATCCAGTACATCGATCACCAGCAGGGCCTGCCGCGCATGCTGCAGTTCTTCGACGGGCTGAAGGCGGAAGATCTGCCTGACGGCCAGGGCTGGGCAGTGGAGCAGGTATCGCTCTCCACCCATAACGGCACGCATCTCGATGCGCCCTGGCACTTCCATCCCACCATGAACCGCGGCGAGCGTTCATGGACCATCGACGAGGTGCCGCTGGAATGGTGTTTTCAGCCGGGCGTGAAGCTCGACTTCCGGCATTTGCCTGATGGCTATGTCGCGACCGCCAAGGATGTTGAAGCCGAACTCAAGCGCATCGGTCATACGTTGTCGCCGCTGGAGATCGTGGTGGTCAACACCAGCGCTGGTGCCAAATACGGAAGGCCCGATTACGTCGCCTCCGGCTGCGGCATGGGCTACGAGGCGACGATGTATCTCCTGGAGCGCGGCGTGCGGCTGACCGGCATCGACGGCTGGAGCTGGGACGCGCCGTTCGTCTACACGGCAAAGAAATATGCCGAGACCAAAGACGCCAGCCTGATCTGGGAAGGCCACAAGGCCGGCCGCCATATCGGCTATTGCCACCTCGAAAAGCTGCACCATCTCGAGCAACTGCCCTCGACCGGGTTCATGGTGTCGTGCTTCCCGGTGAAGATCGAGCGCGCCTCGGCCGGCTGGACCCGGGCGGTCGCCATTCTCGACGGCTGA
- a CDS encoding Lrp/AsnC family transcriptional regulator → MPTTEHHALDEIDLRILAELQKDGRIRNNELAERVGLSEPPCRRRVRSLRERGYVSAIRATLDEKLLGYEVISYVLIQLQSQAQATLQAFEKSIAAMPLVQQSWRISGDADYLLKCVARNVEGTHQQLLQFSAMPEVRHIRTFPVLGVAKDAPLPLPRAPSASGPAQ, encoded by the coding sequence ATGCCCACGACGGAACATCACGCCCTCGACGAAATCGACCTGAGGATACTGGCCGAATTGCAGAAGGATGGACGCATCCGCAACAATGAGCTGGCTGAAAGGGTCGGCCTCTCGGAGCCGCCGTGCCGACGACGGGTTCGCTCCTTGCGCGAGCGCGGCTATGTCAGTGCCATCAGAGCTACGCTGGACGAAAAACTGCTGGGATACGAGGTCATTTCCTACGTATTGATTCAGTTGCAGAGCCAGGCTCAGGCGACGTTGCAGGCGTTCGAAAAATCGATCGCGGCCATGCCGCTGGTGCAACAGAGCTGGCGGATTTCGGGCGATGCCGACTATCTGCTCAAATGCGTGGCGCGGAACGTCGAGGGCACGCACCAGCAGCTTCTGCAATTTTCTGCGATGCCCGAGGTCCGCCACATCCGAACCTTCCCGGTGCTCGGCGTCGCCAAGGATGCGCCGCTGCCGTTGCCCCGCGCCCCCTCGGCATCTGGCCCGGCGCAATAG
- a CDS encoding ETC complex I subunit → MTARIFKPAKNAMQSGRAKTREWQLDYEPEQPRAIEPLMGWTSSVDMKQQLTLHFDTKEDAIAYCERKGIAYQVIEPKDSVRRPAAYADNFAFKRVEPWTH, encoded by the coding sequence ATGACCGCACGCATTTTCAAGCCCGCCAAAAACGCGATGCAATCGGGCAGGGCCAAGACCCGGGAATGGCAGCTCGACTACGAGCCCGAGCAGCCCCGCGCGATCGAGCCCCTGATGGGATGGACCTCTTCGGTAGACATGAAACAGCAGCTCACCCTGCACTTTGACACCAAGGAAGACGCGATCGCCTATTGCGAGCGCAAGGGCATTGCCTACCAGGTGATCGAGCCCAAGGATTCGGTGCGCCGGCCGGCCGCCTACGCCGACAATTTCGCCTTCAAGCGCGTCGAGCCCTGGACCCACTAG
- a CDS encoding ABC transporter ATP-binding protein: protein MASAAKRLDAAPGTPAPQISFDAVTLQLGGKTIIENLSLSVQPGEFVCIVGASGCGKTTALRLAAGLYQPTSGRVNFDGQPMREPRREIAIVFQDYGKALLPWRTAAGNVSLALEAAGMPSAERPARIEELLRTVGLPGHAGKYPSEMSGGMQQRLQIARCLAQEPKTLLMDEPFGALDAMTRQGLQDEVLSLVAASGATVIFVTHDLDEAIYLGDRVIGLLPHPGRIGIELAVNLPRPRDQLSTREHPEFLRLRRQLFDFIKATEQ from the coding sequence ATGGCAAGCGCCGCAAAACGCCTCGACGCCGCCCCCGGCACGCCTGCGCCGCAAATCAGCTTTGATGCGGTCACGCTGCAGCTTGGCGGCAAGACCATCATCGAGAATCTGAGCCTGAGTGTGCAGCCCGGCGAATTCGTCTGCATCGTCGGCGCTTCCGGCTGCGGCAAGACCACGGCGCTGCGTCTCGCCGCCGGTCTCTACCAGCCGACCAGCGGAAGAGTGAATTTCGACGGCCAGCCGATGCGCGAGCCGCGCCGCGAGATCGCGATCGTGTTCCAGGATTACGGCAAGGCGTTGCTGCCGTGGCGCACCGCAGCCGGCAATGTCTCGCTGGCGCTGGAAGCAGCCGGCATGCCGTCGGCCGAGCGCCCGGCCCGCATCGAGGAGTTGCTGCGCACCGTCGGCCTGCCCGGCCACGCCGGAAAATATCCGTCGGAAATGTCCGGCGGCATGCAGCAGCGCCTGCAGATCGCCCGCTGTCTCGCGCAGGAGCCGAAGACGCTGCTGATGGACGAGCCGTTCGGCGCGCTGGACGCGATGACGCGGCAGGGTTTGCAGGACGAGGTGCTGTCGCTGGTGGCGGCCAGCGGCGCCACCGTGATCTTCGTGACCCACGACCTCGATGAAGCGATCTATCTCGGCGACCGCGTCATCGGCCTGCTGCCGCATCCGGGACGAATCGGCATCGAACTGGCGGTCAACCTGCCGCGGCCGCGCGACCAGCTATCGACCCGCGAGCATCCGGAATTTTTGCGGCTGCGCCGACAATTGTTCGACTTCATCAAGGCGACCGAGCAGTGA
- a CDS encoding amidohydrolase family protein, whose amino-acid sequence MTDLRAPRLRGCFCCGPATPSLFTPSRRGFMLGAGALALTAAMGRGGADAQTADGKPFRIDVHHHLSPPTYVTASNDAGFGDPLMKNWTIEKSLTDMDKAGIATSMLSVTTPAVNFTKGDTARKLCRESNEYAAKLVADYPGRFGNFAMLPLTDAEGSLRELTYALDTLKADGIALMTSYGDKWLGDPLFLPVMEELNRRKTLVYTHPTAANCCANLVPTQPPVIIEFGTDTTRTIADIVFSGNARRFPDIRWIFSHAGGTMPFLIERFVRHPLLAPKAKETVPDGTLAELKRFFYDTAQTSNRGSMSALAAIIPPSQIVFGTDFPYRTGSDHVKGLREAGVFTDEQVASIERGNALKLIPRLAS is encoded by the coding sequence ATGACGGATTTGCGCGCGCCGCGTTTGCGGGGATGCTTCTGCTGTGGTCCAGCAACTCCGTCGCTCTTTACGCCCAGCCGGCGCGGCTTCATGCTCGGTGCCGGCGCGCTGGCCTTGACCGCTGCCATGGGACGCGGCGGCGCCGACGCACAAACCGCCGACGGAAAACCGTTCCGAATTGACGTCCATCATCATCTATCGCCGCCGACCTATGTGACGGCGTCGAACGATGCGGGTTTTGGCGATCCGCTGATGAAGAACTGGACGATCGAGAAATCGCTGACTGACATGGACAAGGCCGGCATCGCCACCTCGATGCTCTCAGTCACCACGCCGGCGGTCAATTTCACCAAGGGCGACACCGCGCGAAAGCTCTGCCGCGAGTCGAACGAGTATGCCGCGAAACTGGTTGCCGATTATCCCGGGCGCTTCGGCAATTTCGCGATGCTGCCGCTCACCGACGCCGAAGGCAGCCTGCGCGAGCTGACATATGCGCTCGATACGCTCAAGGCCGATGGAATCGCCTTGATGACGAGCTATGGCGACAAGTGGCTTGGCGATCCGCTGTTCCTGCCGGTGATGGAGGAGCTCAATCGGCGCAAGACGCTGGTCTACACCCATCCGACGGCGGCCAATTGCTGCGCGAATCTGGTGCCGACGCAGCCGCCCGTCATAATCGAGTTCGGCACCGACACGACGCGCACCATCGCCGACATCGTCTTTTCCGGCAATGCGCGGCGGTTTCCCGATATTCGCTGGATCTTCTCGCATGCGGGCGGAACGATGCCGTTTCTGATCGAGCGCTTCGTCCGGCATCCGCTGCTGGCGCCGAAGGCCAAGGAGACCGTGCCTGATGGCACGCTCGCGGAGCTCAAGCGCTTCTTCTACGACACTGCCCAGACCTCCAACCGCGGTTCGATGTCGGCGCTGGCGGCCATCATCCCGCCGTCGCAGATCGTGTTCGGGACGGATTTCCCGTACCGCACCGGCAGCGATCATGTGAAAGGATTGCGCGAGGCAGGCGTGTTCACGGACGAACAGGTCGCGTCGATCGAGCGTGGCAACGCGCTTAAATTGATTCCGCGGCTTGCAAGTTAG
- a CDS encoding GntR family transcriptional regulator has translation MPASDRQTTRPVTEAATLSERAALLVEQDILAGHLAPGSRLGIVDLVQRYEIGATPLREGLSRLMSRGLIVGIGQRGFRVADISREDLLDITTMRTAVEVEAIRLAIVNGDDAWEAGIVSALHQMRRHIERTGDEFREGAEDFDRLHKGFHTALLAACGSRRLLAAHSDLYDQAYRYRRVMMRSVDSGKKFVRAHQLLADRIIARDIPGSQAMLEAHLRSTLNFVYPPGSES, from the coding sequence ATGCCGGCTTCCGACCGCCAAACGACCCGACCGGTGACCGAAGCCGCCACCTTGAGCGAGCGCGCGGCGCTGCTGGTCGAGCAGGACATCCTCGCCGGTCACCTGGCGCCGGGGTCGCGCCTCGGCATCGTCGATCTCGTGCAGCGCTACGAGATCGGCGCGACGCCGCTCCGCGAGGGCCTGTCGCGTCTGATGTCGCGGGGGCTGATCGTCGGCATCGGGCAGCGCGGCTTTCGCGTCGCCGACATCAGCCGGGAGGATTTGCTTGATATCACCACCATGCGCACGGCGGTCGAGGTCGAAGCCATCAGGCTCGCGATCGTCAACGGCGATGATGCCTGGGAGGCCGGCATCGTCAGCGCGCTGCACCAGATGCGCCGCCATATCGAGCGCACCGGCGATGAATTCCGCGAAGGCGCCGAGGATTTCGACCGCCTGCACAAGGGCTTTCACACCGCGCTATTGGCGGCCTGCGGCTCCAGACGCCTGCTGGCGGCCCATTCCGATCTCTACGATCAGGCCTATCGCTATCGGCGCGTGATGATGCGCTCCGTCGACAGCGGCAAGAAGTTCGTCCGCGCCCATCAATTGCTGGCTGATCGGATCATCGCGCGCGACATCCCCGGCTCCCAGGCCATGCTGGAAGCGCATCTGCGCTCGACCCTCAATTTCGTCTATCCTCCCGGCAGCGAGAGCTGA
- a CDS encoding fumarylacetoacetate hydrolase family protein: MKLATFKSGGQEKIGIVHGGDTRLFDLTAAARRSGSANPAFASMLALIDTGDAALEAAAAAFDKHGKDESLSIPVATAEILAPIPEPRQMRDGMSFPLHILQAPRGQLKLAARAKGDMAELARIEAEPLGELPEVYRKQPIYYITNRFSVRGTNTTVKWPRYSQVMDYELEFGIVTRNKGANITAAKAKDHIFGYTIFNDFSARDAQRIEMEGRLGPAKGKSFDGGNVMGPWIVTPDEIGDPYKLKMEARVNGERRSQGVSEGMLFSFEEIIAHVSKDETLMPGEFIGSGTVGNGCGLELGWYLEHGDTIELEIEKIGILKNRVERQ, translated from the coding sequence GTGAAACTCGCGACATTCAAATCCGGCGGCCAGGAAAAGATCGGAATCGTGCATGGAGGCGATACGCGCCTTTTCGACCTCACAGCCGCCGCCCGCCGAAGCGGAAGCGCCAACCCGGCGTTTGCCTCGATGCTGGCATTGATCGATACCGGAGACGCCGCGCTCGAAGCGGCAGCAGCGGCGTTCGATAAGCATGGCAAGGACGAGAGCTTGTCGATACCGGTGGCGACGGCGGAAATCCTTGCGCCGATCCCCGAGCCGCGGCAGATGCGCGACGGCATGTCGTTCCCGCTGCACATCCTGCAGGCCCCGCGCGGGCAGCTCAAGCTCGCCGCGCGCGCCAAAGGCGACATGGCCGAACTGGCGCGGATCGAGGCCGAGCCGCTGGGCGAGCTGCCGGAGGTCTATCGCAAGCAGCCGATCTACTACATCACCAACCGTTTCAGCGTTCGCGGCACCAACACGACCGTGAAATGGCCACGCTACAGTCAGGTGATGGACTACGAGCTCGAGTTCGGCATCGTCACCAGGAACAAGGGCGCCAACATTACGGCGGCCAAGGCCAAGGATCACATCTTCGGCTACACCATCTTCAACGACTTTTCCGCGCGCGATGCCCAACGCATCGAAATGGAAGGGCGGCTCGGACCGGCGAAAGGCAAGAGTTTCGACGGCGGCAACGTGATGGGGCCGTGGATCGTCACGCCGGACGAGATCGGCGATCCCTATAAATTGAAGATGGAAGCGCGCGTCAACGGAGAGAGGCGCTCGCAAGGGGTCAGCGAAGGCATGCTATTCTCGTTCGAGGAGATCATCGCCCATGTCAGCAAGGATGAAACCCTGATGCCCGGCGAGTTCATCGGATCCGGCACTGTCGGCAATGGCTGCGGCCTCGAACTCGGCTGGTATCTCGAGCACGGCGATACGATCGAGCTCGAGATCGAAAAGATCGGCATTTTGAAGAACCGGGTCGAGCGGCAATAG
- a CDS encoding TetR/AcrR family transcriptional regulator: protein MARTIGSHGPKTMEAIRKAGLRLIFEHGYAAMSLRQLAAEVGIQSGSLYNHISTKQELLFDLVRDHINELLRQLDRALQGKQQPSDKLRAFVAFHVTYHMTKKREVFIANSELRSLEPKNYEEIVALRGAYEQRLAAILAEGVAEGEFEVVDVQVATFAILALLTGLTTWYRPGGRLTKEAIVAAHEKLVLSSVAPAGTPDRATLRAPSPRGELERR from the coding sequence ATGGCGCGGACGATCGGCTCACACGGCCCCAAGACGATGGAGGCGATCCGCAAGGCCGGGCTGCGCCTGATCTTCGAGCACGGCTACGCCGCCATGAGCCTGCGCCAGCTCGCGGCCGAGGTAGGGATCCAGTCGGGCTCGCTCTACAACCATATCAGTACCAAGCAGGAATTGCTGTTCGATCTGGTGCGGGACCACATCAACGAACTGCTGCGTCAGCTCGATCGCGCGCTCCAGGGCAAGCAGCAGCCGTCCGACAAGCTCCGCGCCTTCGTCGCCTTCCACGTCACCTACCACATGACCAAGAAGCGCGAGGTCTTCATCGCCAATTCCGAGCTGCGTAGCCTGGAGCCGAAGAACTATGAAGAGATCGTGGCGCTGCGCGGCGCCTACGAACAGCGGCTCGCCGCCATCCTTGCAGAGGGCGTGGCGGAAGGCGAGTTCGAGGTGGTCGACGTCCAGGTCGCGACCTTCGCGATCCTGGCTTTGCTGACCGGCCTCACCACCTGGTACCGGCCCGGCGGCCGGCTCACCAAGGAGGCCATCGTCGCCGCCCACGAAAAACTGGTGCTGTCGAGCGTCGCCCCGGCTGGAACGCCTGATCGGGCAACCCTGCGCGCCCCCTCCCCGCGTGGCGAGTTGGAGCGCCGCTGA
- a CDS encoding carbamoyltransferase C-terminal domain-containing protein, with amino-acid sequence MSKKHTYVLGLNTYDHDVSACLLRDGAIAFAIAKERITRAKHASGFYKEVIDYCLEAEGITLDDVDLVVRNCYILPVPEMEERLVYFDAPGFLPDFERGDAAKHPLYLKHSDKVVTISHHLAHAYSAFAVSPFEDGVVMIVDGVGSYQSDVMESYPPADTATPLARESESYYKFSGKTLECVKKVWMEPDRGFLSDEFYNMPGLGALYSRASTYIFGDWNKCGELMGLAPYGRRDQVKHLLEMNGDKLQVPHWNATDFKQPYVFEPGSNWEKNPAMRHWEDLAWRTQDDTENVLLARARWLRETTGAKNLCMAGGVALNCVANGRVAREAGFDNVWIQPAAGDDGIAIGCAYYGWLEILKQRRDFVMDHSYVGRRYCDQDAAKELKKFLVRIQADAVRSDNVCRDTAKLLADQKVIGWFQDRSEFGPRALGNRSLLADPRKPEMKDILNSRVKHRQAFRPFAPIVLAERMKEIFEGDEDSPFMLIAKPVRPEWRDKIPAIVHVDGTARVQTVREQTNPMLYRLLKEFEALTGVPVLINTSFNIKGEPIVETPQDAVNCFLTTGVDHLVIHDTIVSKNAMHKVVAPVLNVYADVRTLVASTAQPA; translated from the coding sequence ATGTCCAAAAAACACACTTACGTCCTTGGCCTGAACACTTATGACCATGATGTCAGCGCCTGTCTGTTGCGCGACGGCGCCATCGCGTTCGCGATCGCCAAGGAGCGGATCACCCGCGCCAAGCACGCCTCCGGCTTCTACAAAGAAGTGATCGACTATTGCCTCGAGGCCGAGGGCATTACGCTCGACGACGTCGATCTCGTCGTGCGCAACTGCTACATCCTGCCGGTCCCGGAAATGGAGGAGCGGCTGGTCTATTTCGACGCGCCGGGCTTCCTGCCGGACTTCGAGCGCGGCGATGCGGCCAAGCATCCGCTCTATCTGAAGCATTCGGACAAGGTTGTCACGATCTCCCACCATCTGGCGCATGCCTATAGTGCGTTTGCGGTGTCGCCGTTCGAAGATGGCGTCGTGATGATCGTCGATGGCGTCGGCAGCTACCAGTCCGACGTCATGGAATCCTATCCGCCCGCCGACACGGCGACGCCATTGGCACGGGAATCCGAGAGCTACTACAAGTTCAGCGGCAAGACGCTGGAGTGCGTCAAGAAGGTCTGGATGGAGCCGGACCGCGGCTTCCTCAGCGACGAATTCTACAACATGCCCGGGCTCGGCGCGCTCTACAGCCGCGCTTCGACCTATATCTTCGGCGACTGGAATAAATGCGGCGAGCTGATGGGCCTGGCACCCTATGGCCGCCGCGACCAGGTCAAGCATCTGCTCGAAATGAACGGCGACAAGCTGCAGGTACCGCACTGGAACGCTACCGACTTCAAGCAACCTTATGTGTTCGAACCCGGCAGCAACTGGGAAAAGAACCCCGCGATGCGGCACTGGGAGGATCTAGCCTGGCGCACGCAGGACGACACCGAAAACGTGCTGCTGGCCCGCGCCCGCTGGCTGCGCGAAACCACCGGCGCCAAGAATCTCTGCATGGCCGGCGGCGTTGCGCTGAATTGCGTGGCGAACGGCCGGGTGGCCCGCGAGGCCGGATTCGACAACGTCTGGATCCAACCCGCGGCCGGCGACGACGGCATCGCGATCGGCTGCGCCTATTACGGCTGGCTCGAAATCCTGAAGCAGCGCCGCGATTTCGTGATGGATCATTCCTATGTCGGCCGGCGCTATTGCGATCAGGACGCCGCCAAGGAATTGAAAAAGTTTCTGGTGCGTATCCAGGCCGATGCAGTGCGCAGCGACAATGTCTGCCGCGACACTGCCAAGCTGCTGGCCGACCAGAAGGTGATCGGCTGGTTTCAGGACCGGTCGGAATTCGGGCCGCGCGCGCTCGGCAACCGCAGCCTGCTGGCTGATCCGCGCAAACCCGAGATGAAAGATATCCTCAACAGCCGCGTCAAGCATCGGCAGGCATTCCGGCCCTTCGCGCCAATCGTACTGGCCGAGCGCATGAAGGAAATTTTTGAAGGCGACGAAGACTCGCCCTTCATGCTGATCGCCAAGCCGGTACGTCCCGAGTGGCGGGACAAAATTCCGGCGATCGTGCATGTCGACGGCACCGCGCGCGTGCAGACCGTACGCGAACAAACCAATCCGATGCTCTACCGCCTGCTGAAGGAGTTCGAAGCGCTGACCGGCGTTCCCGTGCTGATCAACACCTCATTCAACATCAAGGGCGAGCCGATCGTGGAAACGCCGCAGGATGCCGTGAATTGCTTCCTGACCACCGGCGTCGATCATCTCGTCATCCACGACACCATCGTATCGAAGAACGCGATGCACAAAGTGGTGGCGCCGGTACTCAACGTCTACGCCGACGTGCGCACGCTGGTGGCCTCGACGGCGCAGCCGGCCTGA
- a CDS encoding OpgC domain-containing protein: MKINATLPEKGRDLRLDLFRGVANWAIYLDHIPDNVVNWITTRNYGFSDAADLFVFISGYTASFVYARMMLERGFIVGATRLTKRVWQLYVAHIILFVIYIASISYLALRFGDSQLVNDFNVAGLIDNATETLRQGLFLKFKPVNLDVLPLYIVLMGLFPPVLWFMLRQPNLTMLAAIVLWLVSRQTGWNLPAYPTGHWYFNPFAWQVLFVFGAWCALGGARKNLHIINSPITLYFCIAYMILALVMTMAGRFPTFGEMFPQWLYSMFNPNDKTNLAPYRFLHFVVIVILVIRFVPKEWPGLEWRIFDPLVVCGQQSLAVFCVGVFLSFVGHFELSLSSGSLFAQIFVSVTGIAIMTIVAYYISWSKRQDKPLKPPAPKATPAASG, translated from the coding sequence ATGAAAATCAACGCCACCCTGCCAGAAAAAGGACGCGACCTCCGGCTCGACCTGTTTCGCGGGGTCGCGAACTGGGCGATCTATCTGGACCATATCCCCGACAACGTCGTGAACTGGATCACCACCCGCAATTACGGGTTTAGTGACGCCGCCGACCTCTTCGTTTTCATTTCCGGCTATACCGCCTCATTCGTCTACGCCCGGATGATGCTGGAACGCGGCTTCATCGTCGGCGCCACGCGGCTGACCAAGCGCGTCTGGCAGCTCTATGTCGCCCATATCATCCTGTTCGTGATCTATATCGCCTCGATCAGCTATCTCGCCTTGCGGTTCGGCGATTCCCAACTGGTCAACGACTTCAACGTCGCCGGCCTGATCGACAACGCGACCGAAACGCTGCGGCAGGGCCTGTTCCTGAAATTCAAGCCGGTCAATCTCGACGTGCTGCCGCTCTACATCGTGCTGATGGGCCTGTTCCCGCCGGTGCTCTGGTTCATGCTGCGCCAGCCCAACTTGACCATGCTGGCCGCCATCGTGCTGTGGCTGGTGTCGCGGCAGACCGGCTGGAACCTGCCGGCCTACCCGACCGGACACTGGTACTTCAATCCGTTCGCCTGGCAGGTGCTGTTCGTGTTCGGCGCCTGGTGCGCGCTCGGCGGCGCCCGCAAGAACCTGCACATCATCAACTCGCCGATCACACTGTATTTCTGCATCGCCTACATGATCCTGGCGCTTGTCATGACCATGGCCGGCAGGTTTCCGACGTTCGGCGAGATGTTCCCGCAGTGGCTGTATTCGATGTTCAACCCGAACGACAAGACTAACCTCGCGCCCTACCGCTTTCTGCACTTCGTGGTGATCGTGATCCTGGTCATCCGCTTCGTGCCGAAGGAATGGCCGGGGCTGGAGTGGAGGATCTTCGATCCGCTGGTGGTTTGCGGCCAGCAGTCGCTGGCCGTGTTCTGCGTCGGCGTGTTCCTGTCGTTCGTCGGGCACTTCGAGCTGTCGCTGAGCTCAGGCTCGCTGTTCGCGCAGATCTTCGTCAGCGTGACCGGCATCGCGATCATGACCATCGTCGCCTACTACATTTCCTGGTCGAAGCGGCAGGACAAGCCGCTCAAGCCGCCGGCGCCGAAAGCCACCCCAGCGGCTTCCGGCTGA
- a CDS encoding ABC transporter substrate-binding protein has product MKKVLAALTVSVALTGTAFAQARIQVGCTATSDCASAMIAIDEGIFKKHGLEVEMTPIGINSNIPAAILSNSIQIGGPTSTVFLQAVDGGLDLVAIAGATVMSPVSNGNITAFVRNGITIKEPKDFVGKKVGAPGLNAFLHVLFVKWLVEKGVDPKGVNFVEVTFPTMADIIKSGGVDAVLTAEPFVTRMTNAGLGSVGARYAVELARTDPIIFYAASREWAEKNAAAIKKFREALTESAVIVNNDREKASNSIAKFTKQPIELVKATPPNRSEPTLKPEQLAWWIEVMSTQKMLQSKLDTSKLVLK; this is encoded by the coding sequence GTGAAGAAGGTCCTTGCCGCCCTTACGGTCAGCGTGGCGCTGACCGGCACCGCCTTTGCGCAAGCCAGGATCCAGGTTGGCTGCACGGCGACCTCGGACTGCGCCTCGGCCATGATCGCGATCGACGAAGGTATCTTCAAAAAGCACGGGCTCGAGGTCGAGATGACGCCGATCGGCATCAACTCGAACATCCCGGCGGCGATCCTGTCGAATTCGATTCAGATCGGCGGGCCGACCTCGACGGTGTTCCTGCAGGCTGTCGACGGCGGGCTCGATCTCGTCGCCATCGCGGGAGCCACCGTCATGAGCCCGGTATCGAACGGCAATATCACCGCCTTCGTCCGCAACGGCATCACCATCAAGGAGCCGAAGGACTTCGTTGGCAAGAAAGTCGGCGCGCCCGGCCTCAACGCCTTCCTGCACGTGCTGTTCGTGAAATGGCTCGTGGAGAAAGGCGTCGATCCCAAGGGCGTGAATTTCGTCGAGGTCACCTTCCCGACCATGGCCGACATCATCAAGTCGGGCGGTGTCGATGCCGTGCTGACAGCCGAACCGTTTGTGACCCGCATGACCAATGCCGGGCTGGGCTCGGTCGGCGCACGCTATGCGGTCGAACTGGCGCGCACCGATCCGATCATCTTCTACGCGGCGTCGCGCGAATGGGCAGAGAAGAACGCCGCGGCGATCAAGAAATTCCGCGAAGCGCTCACTGAGTCCGCCGTCATCGTCAACAATGATCGCGAAAAGGCGTCGAATTCGATTGCAAAATTCACCAAGCAGCCGATCGAGCTGGTCAAGGCAACGCCGCCGAACCGCTCCGAACCGACGCTCAAGCCTGAACAGCTCGCCTGGTGGATCGAGGTGATGTCGACGCAGAAAATGCTGCAATCCAAGCTCGACACCTCGAAGCTGGTGCTGAAGTAA